A stretch of the Lactuca sativa cultivar Salinas chromosome 9, Lsat_Salinas_v11, whole genome shotgun sequence genome encodes the following:
- the LOC111889783 gene encoding ATP-dependent DNA helicase PIF1-like, translated as MSDVKENKGGVFFVYGYGGTGKTFLWKTISATIRSNGNIVLNVASSSIALLLLPGGRIAHSRFILPFEPTEDSFCKLNPNGELASLLRKASLIILDEAPMVHKHAFEALDRTLKDVLRCGNSSISNIPFGGKVIVFGGDFRQIMPVVLGGREGKLDGPNDGETIIDIPDDILINDPDDLIGSLIEFVYPSILEKYSSTNYFQEGAILAQKNEVVQEINDRLLKKFPGDEVEYLSSDSICESEFVNDQFDANLYSPDVLNGLKVSGFPIKNLVLKNGVPVMLLRNIDKKNGLCNGTRLQGISLDKRVIEARILSGTNIGNRKFIPRMSLTPSEKKIRSNSQEDSFLCSSVLQ; from the exons ATGAGTGATGTTAAAGAAAATAAAGGAGGTGTCTTCTTCGTTTATGGTTATGGTGGAACGGGTAAAACTTTTTTATGGAAGACAATATCTGCAACAATTAGATCTAATGGTAATATTGTTTTAAATGTTGCTTCAAGCAGTATTGCTTTGTTATTATTGCCTGGTGGTAGAATAGCACACTCTCGATTTATACTTCCATTTGAACCTACAGAGGATTCTTTTTGTAAATTAAATCCAAACGGTGAGTTGGCTAGCTTATTAAGAAAAGCCTCTTTAATAATTTTGGATGAAGCACCTATGGTCCATAAGCATGCATTTGAAGCTTTAGATCGAACTTTGAAAGATGTATTAAGGTGTGGAAATTCAAGCATCTCAAATATTCCATTTGGAGGGAAAGTTATTGTCTTTGGAGGAGATTTTAGACAGATTATGCCTGTTGTTCTGGGTGGCA GAGAAGGCAAACTCGATGGTCCGAACGATGGTGAAACGATTATCGATATTCCAGATGATATTCTCATTAATGATCCAGATGATCTTATAGGTTCGTTAATTGAGTTTGTATATCCTTCAATTTTGGAGAAGTATAGTAGTACAAATTATTTCCAAGAAGGAGCGATACTTGCTCAAAAGAATGAAGTTGTTCAGGAAATAAATGACCGTTTGCTTAAGAAATTTCCAGGAGATGAGGTTGAATATTTAAGTTCAGATAGCATATGTGAGTCTGAATTTGTCAATGATCAATTTGATGCAAATTTATACTCTCCTGATGTATTAAATGGTCTCAAAGTATCCGGTTTCCCTATTAAAAATTTAGTTTTAAAAAATGGTGTTCCAGTAATGTTACTGAGAAATATTGATAAGAAAAATGGTTTATGTAATGGCACACGACTACAGGGGATATCATTGGACAAACGTGTTATCGAGGCACGTATATTATCTGGAACTAATATTGGAAATCGGAAGTTTATTCCAAGAATGTCTTTAACTCCATCAGAAAAAAAAATTCGTTCAAATTCACAAGAAGACAGTTTCCTTTGTTCGTCTGTTTTGCAATGA